A genomic window from Treponema maltophilum ATCC 51939 includes:
- a CDS encoding ABC transporter permease encodes MIDRKFKQKVLSHWQFYVIVALPMIYFIVFKYVPMYGILLAFKKYRVSKGIWGSPWVGLNQFIKFFGNPSALQIMWNTFILSMYALFASIPLAVIMALALNETQSKVWRKSVQMITYAPYFISTVVMVSILMQFMNPSLGLFNVIRARLGLESVNFMGEPGLFRHIYVWSALWQNTGYNAIIYLAALTSINPELYEAARVDGVNKFQKIWYVDLPGIKSTIVIMFILNMGFVMSLGFEKAFLMQNPLNLETAEIMSTYVYKMGLVNNDFSYSTAIGVINSIINVCLILLFNRLAKSKQDEGGLW; translated from the coding sequence ATGATCGATAGGAAATTTAAGCAAAAGGTTTTATCGCATTGGCAATTTTACGTGATTGTCGCTTTGCCGATGATTTATTTTATCGTATTCAAATATGTTCCGATGTACGGTATTTTGCTTGCATTTAAAAAATACCGTGTTTCCAAGGGTATTTGGGGAAGTCCCTGGGTCGGCTTAAATCAATTCATTAAATTTTTCGGCAATCCGTCCGCCCTGCAAATTATGTGGAACACCTTTATTTTGAGCATGTACGCCCTCTTTGCGTCCATTCCACTTGCCGTCATTATGGCGCTCGCCTTGAACGAAACACAAAGCAAGGTATGGCGAAAATCGGTACAGATGATAACCTATGCGCCGTATTTTATATCGACGGTTGTTATGGTGTCCATTTTAATGCAGTTTATGAATCCGTCCTTAGGCCTGTTCAACGTGATACGCGCGCGATTGGGATTGGAATCGGTTAATTTTATGGGCGAACCCGGCTTGTTCCGGCACATTTACGTGTGGTCGGCTTTGTGGCAAAACACGGGATACAACGCGATTATTTACCTTGCCGCTCTTACTTCGATCAATCCCGAATTATACGAAGCGGCGCGCGTCGACGGCGTAAATAAATTCCAAAAAATCTGGTATGTGGATTTGCCCGGCATTAAAAGCACGATTGTGATTATGTTTATTTTGAACATGGGCTTCGTTATGAGTTTGGGTTTTGAAAAAGCCTTTTTAATGCAAAACCCGCTGAATTTGGAAACCGCCGAAATTATGTCCACATACGTATATAAGATGGGCTTGGTAAATAACGATTTCAGCTATTCGACGGCAATCGGCGTTATCAATTCGATTATAAATGTATGCCTTATTCTTTTATTCAATCGTTTGGCAAAATCAAAACAGGATGAAGGCGGCTTATGGTAA
- a CDS encoding alpha-L-fucosidase, whose translation MKESLYSAERLNATERWQNLQFGMFIHFGLYSLAGGCWNGKPVKKGYCEQILSHGNIPQADYEALMSDFRIPHFDAERIAETAKKAGMRYLVITSKHHDGFCLFDTKTTDYNSVRSACKRDIVAELAAACKKNGLAFGVYFSLIDWHCPWALPISSHNSDRIPEKHHAYNVAQLTELMTNYGEICELWLDMGHPTRQQSQEMYDLVHGLQKNIMINGRIWNDKGDFATMADNEMPELPEGRYELNVPWQTPASIYKETWGYKSWQERTDAQGKIRNLTDSLRRVVSHGGNYLLNIGPDNEGNIVPFEKEVLEGIGENLRKMPLKKTWPTAVPPQTAAVHPASLPQSADTPSEMGVDTCLFRYTGEDYYSLRPIVTGKRRYVPTNGERRSYILGWACDAPLKEDIKLCFEDDNQRLYFSLAKGKTSGVISSHYRLPEPDRTPEGSGSAVTQCAVLELSTVGNPLERTELPVSDIRLTLNAADATAG comes from the coding sequence ATGAAAGAAAGTTTGTATTCGGCCGAGCGCCTGAACGCAACGGAGCGCTGGCAAAACTTACAGTTCGGCATGTTTATTCACTTCGGTTTATATTCGCTTGCAGGCGGCTGCTGGAACGGCAAACCGGTAAAAAAAGGTTATTGCGAACAAATACTTTCGCACGGCAACATTCCGCAAGCCGATTACGAAGCGCTTATGAGCGACTTCCGCATTCCGCATTTTGATGCGGAACGCATAGCCGAAACGGCAAAAAAAGCGGGCATGCGTTATTTGGTGATTACGTCAAAACATCACGACGGATTTTGCCTGTTCGACACCAAAACGACCGATTACAACAGCGTCCGTTCGGCATGCAAACGCGACATCGTCGCGGAGCTTGCCGCCGCCTGTAAAAAAAACGGACTTGCATTCGGCGTATACTTTTCGCTCATCGACTGGCACTGTCCGTGGGCGCTCCCGATCAGCAGCCACAATTCCGACCGCATTCCGGAAAAACACCACGCATACAATGTGGCGCAGCTTACCGAATTGATGACGAATTACGGAGAGATTTGCGAGCTGTGGCTCGACATGGGACACCCGACGAGGCAACAATCGCAGGAAATGTACGATTTGGTGCACGGTTTGCAAAAAAACATTATGATAAACGGCAGGATTTGGAACGACAAAGGCGACTTTGCAACCATGGCCGACAACGAAATGCCCGAACTGCCCGAAGGCAGATACGAACTGAACGTTCCGTGGCAAACTCCCGCTTCGATTTATAAGGAAACATGGGGCTATAAAAGCTGGCAGGAAAGAACGGACGCACAGGGGAAAATCCGCAATTTGACGGACAGTTTGCGCCGCGTCGTATCGCACGGCGGTAACTATCTTTTAAACATAGGACCGGATAACGAAGGGAACATCGTGCCCTTCGAAAAAGAAGTCCTTGAAGGCATCGGGGAAAATTTGCGCAAAATGCCGCTTAAAAAAACTTGGCCGACAGCCGTACCCCCACAGACTGCCGCCGTACATCCGGCAAGCTTGCCGCAGTCTGCCGACACTCCGAGCGAGATGGGGGTCGACACGTGCCTTTTCCGCTACACCGGAGAAGATTACTACAGCTTGCGTCCCATCGTAACCGGAAAGCGGCGGTACGTACCGACAAACGGCGAGCGCCGTTCCTATATTTTGGGCTGGGCGTGCGACGCACCGCTTAAAGAAGACATAAAACTGTGCTTTGAAGACGACAACCAACGGCTGTACTTTTCGCTTGCCAAAGGAAAAACGAGCGGCGTCATCAGCTCGCATTACCGACTGCCGGAACCGGATCGCACGCCCGAGGGAAGCGGCAGTGCCGTTACACAGTGCGCAGTCTTGGAACTTTCCACCGTCGGCAATCCGCTTGAACGAACTGAACTTCCCGTAAGCGACATACGGCTGACGCTGAATGCAGCCGATGCAACCGCAGGTTGA
- a CDS encoding helix-turn-helix domain-containing protein: protein MNYAKTFAENLILQRKQRGLSQEQFAEELDVSRQAVSKWEAGINMPDIPKLIAIADKFGITIDSLLRSESSNSKEKIGDINRNEASINIISEGKTFQVKTGSTVYIKNEYEYISKIKIAGIPLVHIHTGRSHQCARGIIAIGNNAFGVIAIGGFAAGLLSFGGMSLGLLFAFGGIAVGSVSFGGFSVGALAFGGCAVGMLAAGGLAVGKEFAIGGTSVAPVSIGTNIEASFRVTQDTAAETINRYIEENAPYIPAFLRRIFCLFK, encoded by the coding sequence ATGAATTATGCGAAAACTTTTGCGGAAAATCTTATTTTGCAGCGCAAGCAGCGGGGACTGTCACAAGAGCAATTTGCCGAAGAACTCGATGTGTCGCGCCAAGCGGTCAGTAAATGGGAAGCCGGAATCAATATGCCCGATATTCCGAAGCTTATCGCCATAGCCGACAAATTCGGCATTACGATCGATTCTTTGCTGCGTTCGGAATCTTCAAATTCAAAAGAAAAAATCGGCGATATAAACCGGAACGAAGCGTCGATCAATATTATAAGCGAAGGCAAAACCTTTCAGGTAAAAACGGGCTCAACCGTATACATAAAAAACGAATACGAATATATAAGCAAAATAAAAATAGCCGGCATTCCGCTCGTACACATCCATACCGGACGAAGTCATCAATGCGCACGCGGCATCATCGCGATCGGAAACAACGCGTTCGGCGTCATAGCGATAGGAGGCTTTGCGGCAGGCTTGCTGAGCTTCGGCGGTATGTCGCTCGGCCTCTTGTTCGCATTCGGCGGAATTGCCGTGGGCTCAGTCAGTTTCGGCGGTTTTTCCGTAGGCGCTTTGGCATTCGGAGGCTGTGCCGTAGGCATGCTGGCGGCCGGCGGTCTTGCCGTCGGAAAGGAATTCGCGATAGGCGGAACGTCAGTCGCCCCCGTTTCCATCGGCACAAATATTGAAGCCTCATTCAGAGTAACGCAGGATACGGCCGCAGAAACGATAAACCGGTACATAGAGGAAAACGCCCCCTACATACCGGCTTTTTTGCGCAGGATTTTTTGCCTGTTCAAATAA
- a CDS encoding M81 family metallopeptidase, translated as MKKRVLVGGMHHESDTFNPITTGIDDIWVLRGKELLESKGQSSVCGAIATLKSAGYEVLPALIARAVPNGEWDKDYYLKLKAEFLQAIKDALPLDALCLSLHGSMRVREIGEAEGDLLEDIRKICPDIPVLSSLDMHATISDRMLKYVDGYVGYKCAPHTDTYETGVHAANMTIQTLEKGAKPVLEAVKIPFLIAGEQSETSVQPMKKLIAVLREVEKEKGIMAASYLLGFPWADTADNGVTAMVVADGDRELARKKARELAQLFWDTRSEFCFYNETRECADALEQTKVAVKEGTCPVVLSDSGDNPTAGSSQDVTNFLKMIIADPVLSSLEPPLCYQAFYDPKLVEAAFKAGEGNTVSGTLGAAFDKVKSSPITVNAKVKKLCKAWTGAQNSDMALLDVQGVDVVVTSKHVGCYDPEMMRALGVEPEKLKVIVVKLGYLEPEIRAIAKRSMLVLTDGSTNEIFTRLEYKELPRPMYPFDKDMSWSPGKASR; from the coding sequence ATGAAAAAAAGAGTTTTAGTGGGCGGCATGCACCACGAATCCGATACGTTTAATCCCATTACGACCGGCATTGACGATATTTGGGTATTGCGCGGTAAAGAATTGCTTGAATCGAAGGGACAAAGTTCCGTGTGCGGGGCGATTGCAACGCTTAAAAGCGCCGGCTACGAAGTGCTTCCCGCCCTCATCGCGCGCGCAGTGCCGAACGGCGAGTGGGACAAAGATTATTATCTTAAACTCAAAGCCGAGTTTTTGCAGGCGATAAAAGACGCCCTTCCTTTGGATGCGCTGTGCCTTTCGCTCCACGGTTCCATGCGCGTGCGGGAAATCGGAGAAGCCGAAGGCGACCTTTTGGAAGACATACGCAAAATATGCCCCGACATTCCCGTCTTATCTTCGCTCGATATGCACGCAACCATATCCGACAGAATGCTCAAATACGTTGACGGCTATGTGGGCTATAAATGCGCGCCGCATACCGACACGTATGAAACGGGCGTTCACGCGGCAAATATGACGATTCAAACGCTTGAAAAAGGCGCAAAGCCGGTTTTGGAAGCGGTAAAAATTCCCTTTTTAATTGCGGGTGAACAATCGGAAACGAGCGTGCAGCCGATGAAAAAACTGATTGCCGTATTGCGCGAAGTTGAAAAAGAAAAGGGTATTATGGCTGCCTCGTATCTGCTCGGTTTTCCATGGGCGGATACGGCGGACAACGGCGTTACGGCTATGGTTGTTGCCGACGGCGACAGAGAGCTTGCGCGCAAAAAGGCCCGGGAACTTGCTCAACTGTTTTGGGATACGAGAAGCGAGTTTTGCTTTTACAACGAAACGCGCGAATGCGCCGACGCTTTGGAACAAACGAAAGTTGCCGTCAAGGAAGGAACGTGTCCCGTTGTGCTTTCGGATTCCGGCGACAATCCTACGGCCGGCTCTTCACAAGACGTAACGAATTTTTTAAAAATGATTATCGCCGATCCGGTGCTGTCGTCGCTCGAACCGCCCCTGTGCTATCAAGCGTTTTACGACCCCAAACTTGTGGAAGCGGCCTTTAAAGCGGGCGAGGGCAATACGGTAAGCGGTACCCTGGGCGCCGCCTTCGATAAAGTAAAAAGCTCGCCGATTACCGTTAACGCGAAGGTTAAAAAACTGTGCAAAGCATGGACCGGCGCTCAAAACAGCGATATGGCGCTTTTGGACGTGCAGGGCGTCGATGTTGTCGTTACGAGCAAACACGTCGGCTGTTACGATCCCGAGATGATGCGGGCTTTGGGCGTCGAACCCGAAAAACTGAAAGTTATCGTCGTCAAGCTCGGCTACCTTGAGCCGGAAATCCGTGCGATTGCAAAGCGTTCCATGCTCGTTCTTACCGACGGCAGCACAAACGAAATATTTACGCGCTTGGAATACAAGGAACTTCCCCGCCCGATGTATCCGTTTGACAAAGACATGAGTTGGAGTCCGGGCAAGGCCTCACGTTAA
- a CDS encoding carbohydrate ABC transporter permease, translating to MDKISVKQSSYLWRVNAYILMLVFALLTVFPLVWLFYSSFKLNAEIVLHPLGFPRSPTLYNYIESWDKGHLGTALLNSFIYTISATVSTMLLAMAASFALTKFPFKSAKFFMSLFALGVMISVHAVIIPLFQLEAKLGITNTRLGVIIPYIAFDLPLSIMIAVSYVRGIPNAIIESAEIDGAKYRYVFWMMIMPLSVPVIATMVILSFLRHWNEFLFVFVFTTKLALKSLPVAITQFAGRMNIDYGLQYASLVVGVLPMILFYIVFHAQLIRGFGEGALKE from the coding sequence ATGGATAAAATTTCAGTAAAGCAAAGTTCGTATCTGTGGCGCGTAAACGCATACATTCTTATGCTGGTTTTTGCGTTGTTGACCGTTTTTCCGCTGGTGTGGCTTTTTTATTCGTCATTCAAATTGAATGCGGAAATCGTTCTGCATCCGCTCGGTTTTCCCCGCTCTCCTACTTTGTATAACTATATAGAATCATGGGACAAGGGGCATTTGGGAACGGCGCTTTTAAACAGTTTTATTTATACGATCAGCGCGACGGTGTCCACAATGCTGCTTGCGATGGCCGCTTCCTTTGCATTGACGAAATTTCCCTTTAAGTCGGCAAAATTTTTTATGTCGCTTTTTGCGCTCGGAGTGATGATCAGCGTCCATGCCGTTATTATTCCGTTGTTTCAGCTGGAAGCGAAATTGGGAATTACGAACACGCGCTTGGGCGTCATCATTCCCTATATAGCCTTCGATTTGCCCTTGTCGATTATGATTGCCGTTTCCTATGTGCGCGGTATTCCGAATGCGATTATCGAATCGGCGGAAATAGACGGCGCAAAATACCGCTACGTATTTTGGATGATGATTATGCCCTTGTCCGTTCCCGTTATCGCAACGATGGTTATCTTATCGTTTTTGCGCCACTGGAACGAATTCTTATTTGTGTTTGTGTTTACGACAAAACTCGCTTTAAAAAGCCTTCCGGTTGCGATTACGCAGTTTGCCGGGAGGATGAATATAGATTACGGCTTGCAGTATGCTTCACTTGTAGTCGGTGTGCTGCCGATGATTTTGTTTTATATAGTGTTCCACGCCCAGCTTATACGAGGCTTCGGCGAAGGAGCGCTGAAAGAATAG
- a CDS encoding carbohydrate ABC transporter permease — MSYIGQKRASYLSFLLPTFIIYIGIIIFPVLFSFYLSFTKWKGYGKMEFIGLGNYIRMFTDPVFYIGLRNNIAVVMISVFGQIPLGLLLAYMLYRKMVKHADVFEVLIFLPITISSVIVAQLWNRIFSPVGIVPALVRYLTGNRDYIMTVFENKYFAIVPILFVLLWQHTSLYMVIFLANLQRIPYGVIEAAQLEGAKEGTIFIRLITPMLANVIFINTILAVSGSFKSFDLIYSMTGGGPAHFTEVIAVYMYNTTFVFQNYGYGSALAVIIIVFTVIALLISRAVTKRFDY; from the coding sequence ATGTCCTACATAGGTCAAAAACGGGCGAGTTATCTTTCTTTTTTATTGCCCACTTTTATTATATACATCGGTATTATTATTTTTCCCGTATTGTTCAGCTTTTATTTGAGTTTTACCAAGTGGAAAGGTTACGGCAAAATGGAATTTATCGGGCTGGGTAACTATATCAGAATGTTTACCGATCCGGTTTTTTATATAGGACTGCGCAACAACATTGCGGTTGTAATGATTTCGGTGTTCGGGCAAATTCCGCTCGGGCTTTTGCTTGCCTATATGCTGTACCGCAAAATGGTAAAGCATGCCGATGTATTTGAAGTTTTGATTTTTTTGCCTATAACGATTTCGTCGGTTATCGTCGCCCAGCTGTGGAACCGCATTTTTTCGCCGGTAGGCATTGTACCCGCCTTAGTCAGATATCTGACCGGAAATCGGGACTATATCATGACCGTATTCGAAAACAAGTATTTTGCCATTGTGCCGATTTTGTTCGTGCTTTTATGGCAGCATACAAGTTTGTATATGGTTATTTTTTTGGCTAACTTGCAGCGTATTCCGTACGGTGTTATCGAAGCGGCGCAACTTGAAGGGGCTAAAGAAGGTACCATTTTTATCCGCCTTATTACGCCCATGCTTGCAAACGTTATTTTCATCAATACGATTCTTGCCGTTTCGGGAAGTTTTAAAAGCTTTGATTTGATTTATTCGATGACCGGCGGAGGGCCCGCGCACTTTACCGAAGTGATCGCCGTATACATGTACAATACGACCTTTGTGTTCCAAAATTACGGGTACGGCAGTGCGCTTGCCGTCATTATCATCGTGTTTACCGTTATTGCCTTACTGATAAGCCGCGCGGTAACCAAACGCTTCGATTATTAG
- a CDS encoding ABC transporter substrate-binding protein, whose amino-acid sequence MKKIAAVMLLCCSIVFFSCSKGKKESADSNAPVTLSVYMQQDLANPQSAYWPVTVEAFQKKYPNITLEFEYVNGEAFHDKFQIMAASGDIPDVFTVYAGARSGYVLDRGMVKDLRPYLTDELKNQYNPAIWEPQGPNGEIYIIANNMAVCTVVYINPKLQDKLGLTTPQTLDEMIAQVPTIRAAGLTPLAFANKGQWQAQSLLLSMLTDRMAGKAWFDDAMVGKAKFSDKQFVDAIAVIKKMTDAKLFPPGVNQLEGTQSWGDFIADKAVYLLDAGWRISALHKAAKPEDFAQYKLMAFPAVEGEVTKGSSAATLGENFGMNAKLTGAKADAAWKFISFVSGKEASEILTKYGTVSTYKFDMKDLDIDQLSKQYVELINNQSMGYVIDAKMDSEGVNNLLNPGIQAVMIGQKTPQQLANEYEAWVAANDSHRKK is encoded by the coding sequence ATGAAAAAGATTGCAGCTGTTATGCTTTTATGCTGCAGTATCGTCTTTTTTTCCTGTTCCAAGGGAAAAAAAGAAAGCGCCGATTCGAACGCTCCGGTAACGCTTTCCGTGTACATGCAGCAGGATTTGGCGAACCCCCAATCGGCCTATTGGCCCGTAACCGTTGAAGCGTTCCAAAAGAAATATCCCAATATTACATTGGAATTCGAATATGTCAACGGCGAAGCCTTCCACGACAAATTTCAAATAATGGCCGCATCGGGCGATATTCCCGACGTGTTTACCGTATATGCCGGTGCGCGCTCCGGTTATGTATTGGACCGCGGCATGGTAAAAGATTTGCGCCCATACTTAACCGACGAACTGAAAAATCAGTACAACCCGGCTATATGGGAACCGCAGGGGCCGAACGGCGAAATCTATATTATCGCCAACAATATGGCCGTGTGCACCGTCGTGTACATCAACCCGAAGCTGCAAGACAAGCTCGGACTGACGACGCCGCAAACGCTCGACGAAATGATTGCGCAGGTTCCGACCATCCGCGCAGCCGGTTTAACCCCGCTTGCGTTCGCAAACAAGGGGCAATGGCAGGCGCAGTCGCTTTTGCTTTCCATGCTTACCGACCGCATGGCGGGAAAAGCGTGGTTTGACGACGCTATGGTCGGCAAGGCGAAATTCTCGGACAAACAGTTTGTAGACGCCATTGCCGTCATAAAGAAAATGACCGACGCGAAACTGTTCCCTCCCGGCGTAAACCAGCTTGAAGGAACCCAGTCTTGGGGCGATTTTATTGCCGACAAAGCCGTGTACCTGCTCGATGCGGGCTGGAGAATCTCCGCACTGCACAAAGCCGCGAAACCGGAAGATTTTGCCCAGTATAAACTGATGGCTTTCCCTGCGGTTGAAGGCGAAGTTACGAAAGGTTCAAGCGCGGCGACGCTCGGAGAAAACTTCGGCATGAACGCCAAACTTACCGGCGCAAAAGCCGACGCGGCATGGAAGTTCATTTCCTTTGTGTCGGGCAAAGAAGCCTCCGAAATTCTTACCAAATACGGTACTGTCAGCACGTATAAGTTCGATATGAAAGACTTGGATATCGACCAGTTGAGCAAACAATACGTGGAATTGATTAATAATCAATCTATGGGTTACGTTATCGATGCCAAAATGGACAGCGAAGGCGTAAACAACCTGCTCAACCCCGGCATTCAGGCGGTTATGATCGGACAAAAAACGCCCCAGCAGCTTGCAAACGAATATGAAGCGTGGGTTGCGGCAAACGACAGCCACAGAAAGAAATAA
- the aspA gene encoding aspartate ammonia-lyase, which produces MRIEHDLLGEREIPEDAYYGIQTLRAIENFSITGIKLFLYPQLIYALAQVKTAAARANRDMGLLPDTLYQAIEKACAEVIAGKFNGEFIVDMVQGGAGTSTNMNANEVIANRALELLGHKKGEYSYCHPNNHVNLSQSTNDAYPTAVKIALHDGNKKLTAELEKLIQAMRKKAHEFAGILKMGRTQLQDAVPMTLGQTFEAYAVTLEEEIQRLNENARLFLEINMGATAIGTGINSEPGYAEKVTAHLSEITGTSLVSAPNLIEATQDTGSFVMYSSSVKRLAVKLSKICNDLRLLSSGPRCGINEINLPPMQPGSSIMPGKVNPVIPEAVNQTAFKVIGNDLTVTLASEAGQLELNVFEPVIAFSLFQSQDMLCNAMATLRKRCIEGITANAEHCRNMVYNSIGLVTAVSPAIGYEAATEIAKTALKTGTSVYDLILEKGLLTKEQLDDILNPESMTHPRKLKLGE; this is translated from the coding sequence ATGAGAATCGAACACGACTTGTTGGGTGAAAGGGAAATTCCTGAAGACGCCTATTACGGCATTCAAACGCTCAGGGCAATAGAGAATTTTTCGATAACCGGCATTAAACTTTTTTTGTATCCGCAGCTGATTTATGCACTTGCACAGGTAAAAACGGCTGCAGCACGCGCAAACCGCGATATGGGGCTTTTGCCCGACACTCTTTATCAAGCGATCGAAAAAGCGTGCGCCGAAGTTATTGCGGGAAAATTCAACGGCGAGTTCATCGTCGATATGGTGCAAGGCGGGGCCGGCACTTCAACGAACATGAACGCCAATGAAGTGATCGCAAACCGCGCGCTCGAACTTTTAGGGCACAAAAAGGGCGAGTATTCCTACTGCCACCCGAACAATCACGTCAATTTATCGCAGTCGACAAACGACGCCTACCCTACCGCCGTAAAAATCGCCCTCCATGACGGCAATAAAAAATTGACCGCCGAATTGGAAAAACTCATACAAGCCATGCGCAAAAAAGCGCACGAGTTTGCCGGCATCCTTAAAATGGGGCGCACGCAGCTTCAGGACGCCGTTCCCATGACGCTCGGGCAAACCTTCGAAGCATACGCCGTTACGCTCGAAGAAGAAATTCAGCGCTTAAACGAAAACGCGCGCTTGTTTTTGGAAATCAATATGGGAGCAACCGCTATCGGTACGGGCATCAACAGCGAACCCGGCTATGCGGAAAAGGTAACGGCGCATTTAAGCGAAATTACGGGAACAAGCCTCGTCTCTGCGCCCAACCTCATAGAGGCGACCCAAGACACCGGCTCTTTTGTCATGTATTCTTCATCGGTAAAACGCCTCGCCGTCAAGCTTTCAAAAATCTGCAACGATTTGCGGCTGTTGTCGTCGGGGCCGCGCTGCGGCATAAACGAAATAAATCTGCCGCCCATGCAGCCGGGGTCTTCCATTATGCCGGGCAAGGTAAATCCGGTTATTCCCGAAGCGGTAAACCAAACCGCTTTTAAAGTTATCGGAAACGACTTAACCGTTACGCTCGCTTCCGAAGCGGGCCAACTCGAGCTGAACGTGTTTGAGCCTGTCATAGCATTCAGCCTCTTTCAATCGCAGGACATGCTGTGCAATGCAATGGCAACCTTGCGCAAACGCTGCATAGAAGGCATTACGGCGAACGCCGAACACTGCCGTAATATGGTATACAACAGCATAGGTCTTGTAACGGCAGTCAGCCCGGCCATCGGTTACGAAGCGGCTACCGAAATCGCCAAAACCGCACTTAAAACGGGTACATCGGTGTACGATTTGATATTGGAAAAGGGCTTGCTCACAAAGGAGCAGCTCGACGATATTTTGAATCCCGAAAGCATGACTCACCCGCGCAAGCTTAAATTGGGCGAATGA
- a CDS encoding GNAT family N-acetyltransferase, producing the protein MIRIRKAETADAESLALIGEQTFRETFGAFNTKKDMDEYCTKNFGTRIQQNEIADKNKCTLFCESDNRIAGYVQINLNAAFGAVADTSQAEIQRFYIVKNLHGKGAAQALMNAALDTVRRLNIKHVWLGVWEKNLRAIAFYKKFGFEQIGEHVFLLGSDPQRDIILHKTF; encoded by the coding sequence ATGATTCGTATACGTAAAGCGGAAACTGCGGATGCGGAAAGCCTTGCGCTTATCGGCGAACAAACCTTCCGCGAAACTTTCGGCGCGTTCAACACAAAAAAAGATATGGACGAATACTGCACAAAGAATTTCGGCACCCGAATTCAGCAAAACGAAATTGCCGATAAAAACAAATGCACATTGTTTTGCGAATCGGATAACCGGATCGCCGGCTATGTACAAATCAATTTGAATGCCGCTTTCGGCGCTGTCGCGGATACCTCTCAGGCGGAAATACAGCGGTTTTATATCGTAAAAAACTTGCACGGCAAGGGCGCCGCGCAAGCGCTTATGAACGCCGCGCTCGATACGGTACGCCGGCTGAATATAAAGCACGTTTGGCTCGGCGTATGGGAAAAAAATCTGCGGGCAATCGCGTTTTATAAAAAATTCGGTTTTGAACAAATCGGCGAGCATGTTTTTTTACTCGGCAGCGATCCCCAGCGCGACATCATCCTGCACAAAACTTTTTAG
- a CDS encoding flavodoxin, with amino-acid sequence MSKKLVAFFSASGVTAQAARSLADAAGADLYEIKPAVPYTNADLDWMNKKSRSSIEMNDKASRPAIADTNAHVADYDVVFVGFPIWWYIAPTIINTFLERYDFSGKKIVLFATSGGSGFGKTVSNLQPSAPNAKIIEGKVLNGRHDKASLTAWAAQF; translated from the coding sequence ATGTCAAAAAAACTGGTTGCGTTTTTCAGCGCGTCGGGCGTAACGGCTCAGGCGGCGCGCAGCTTGGCGGATGCCGCGGGAGCGGATTTGTACGAAATAAAACCGGCCGTTCCGTATACAAACGCGGATTTGGATTGGATGAATAAAAAATCGCGCAGCAGCATCGAAATGAACGACAAAGCCTCGCGCCCCGCAATTGCGGACACGAACGCACACGTCGCCGACTACGATGTCGTCTTTGTCGGTTTTCCGATTTGGTGGTACATTGCGCCGACAATCATCAATACCTTTCTCGAACGCTACGATTTCAGCGGGAAAAAAATCGTGCTGTTTGCGACATCGGGCGGAAGCGGTTTCGGAAAAACGGTATCGAATTTGCAGCCGAGCGCGCCGAATGCGAAAATCATCGAAGGCAAAGTGCTGAACGGACGCCATGACAAAGCTTCTCTCACCGCATGGGCCGCGCAGTTTTAG
- a CDS encoding methylated-DNA--[protein]-cysteine S-methyltransferase — MNFIHRYDSPLGGITEASDGKSLIGLWFDGQKYFADTLDSDSEEKRLPAFEQTDRWLDIYFSGREPVFTPPLSMEATAFRKAVWKIMLKIPYGHTMTYGEIADKIAKQKNIAHMSAQAVGGAVAHNPVSLIIPCHRVVGTNGSLTGYAGGIDKKVKLLTLERADMSSFFIPKKGTAL, encoded by the coding sequence GTGAACTTTATACACCGCTACGATTCGCCGCTCGGCGGCATAACGGAAGCCTCCGACGGTAAATCCTTAATCGGGCTGTGGTTTGACGGGCAAAAGTATTTTGCCGATACGCTCGATTCCGACTCTGAAGAAAAGCGGCTTCCCGCCTTTGAACAAACCGACCGCTGGCTTGATATCTATTTCAGCGGCAGGGAGCCGGTCTTTACCCCGCCGCTTTCTATGGAAGCGACCGCATTCCGCAAAGCCGTTTGGAAAATTATGTTGAAAATCCCGTACGGGCACACGATGACCTACGGCGAAATCGCCGACAAAATCGCAAAGCAAAAAAACATTGCGCACATGTCGGCGCAGGCGGTCGGCGGTGCGGTCGCGCACAACCCCGTCTCGCTCATCATTCCGTGTCACCGCGTCGTCGGCACAAACGGCAGTTTAACGGGCTATGCCGGCGGAATCGATAAAAAAGTAAAACTTTTGACGCTGGAACGCGCAGATATGTCATCGTTTTTTATTCCGAAAAAAGGCACGGCACTGTGA